The nucleotide window GATGAGCCAAAATTATTTTCTTCTATCCCGAGCCTTTTTAAAAAATCCATGGTTTCTCCTTTAGAATTTTATTTTGTTTTATCTATTATTTGTTTTAGAGTTAATGATTTCATTTTGTCTTCAATTTCGACTTGGATATCTGCGAACAGCTTGAGAAAGAAATCATTTAATTTAGCTGATCGCTCATTTTTTTGTATGTGCTCTTTATTTACATTCAAGTGAAATGCTTTTCTATCTTCGATAGCACAATAAATCTCTTGCAAATGAATATCGGCAGGATTCTTTTTAAGAACGAAGCCACCGTAGGTTCCAATGTTGCTTTCAATCATTTTAGTCTTCACCAGCAAAGAAAATATTTTACGTAGCTTAGAAGCGTTTATTCCAATACTTACTGAGATCTCTTGACTTGTTTTGCCAGCAGGGGAAGCTTCAGCCAGATAACATAATGCTTTTACAGTTGTTGAAAGTTTTGTTGATGCTGACATAATTTAATTTATTTGTTACAGTAAGTGTAACTAATGGACAATTGATTTCCAAATTAATTATTTAACCAATCATTTAGCCAATATTTGAATTGAGAAACTATATTAGACAAAGTAAAGTGCAATTTTTGACCAATTTCAGAAGGATCATTAAAAAAGCAATGGGAGCAGATTTGAATTTTCACATTATCTTGCTTAAGTTGCTATTGAAATGTTAACAGTTTGTATGAAAATAAAAATTAAAAACTTCCAAAAAATTACAGGCAAAAAACTGCTTAGGAGTTATTTTGTCTCCCGATTCGAAAATTTATTCTAATTTTCTGCCTCCTCTCCGTTCTAATCTTTTTTTTCATTATTAAATTTTAAAGGATAATACCATGTACAATAATAATTATGATGAGGCTGTTATGGATAAATCAACTGTAATAAAACCAGAGAACGTTCACGAAACTTTAAATAAATATATTCTAACAGATGGTTTCCCGTTTGTTTTGGATCTAGAAAAAAGCTGCGATGTTCATTTAGTTGACAAGCTATCTGGAAACACCTACCTCGACTTCTTTACTTTTTTCGCATCATCCCCGCTAGGGTTAAACCATCCTAAATTAAATAGCCCTATTGTAAAAAAAGAACTGGCAGACGCTGCAGTAAACAAACCGTCCAATTCGGATATTTACACAACCCAAATGGCAGAATTTGTAGATACATTTGCGCGAGTAGCGATGCCTCCTTATATGAAACACCTTTTCTTTATTTCTGGCGGCGCCTTAGCTGTGGAAAATGGGTTGAAGGTTGCCTTCGATTGGAAAGTCAGAAAGAATTTCCTAAAGGGTTACAAAGAGGAAAAAGGTCAAAAGGTAATTCATTTTAAGCAAGCCTTTCACGGAAGAAGCGGTTACACTTTGTCTCTTACAAATACCGATCCGAATAAGGTTTTGTATTTTCCGAAATTTGATTGGCCAAGAATTACAAACCCCAAAATTACTTTCCCTCTTGAAAATAATATTGATCAAATTATTAAAGACGAGGAAGCAGCGCTTAGAGAAATCCAACAGGCGATCAAAAATAATCCTGATGATATTGCGGTTATCATAATTGAGCCAATTCAGTGTGAAGGTGGGGACAATTATTTCAGAAAGGAATTCTTTTTAAAACTTAGAGAAATTGCGGACCAAAATGATATTATGTTGATGTTTGATGAAGTACAAACCGGGTTTGGTATGACTGGAAAATTCTGGGCTTCGGACTATTATGTTCAACCTGATATTATTGCTTTTGGTAAGAAAGCTCAGGTTTGCGGGATAATGGTTTCCGATAGAGTTGATGAAGTTGAAGATAATTGTTTTAAGAAATCAAGTAGAATCAACTCCACCTGGGGAGCTGATCTTGTTGATATGGTCAGATCAACTCACATACTTAGAATAATTGAACAAGAAAACCTGATAGAGAATTCAAAAGTGTTGGGTGAATATCTTTTAAATCAATTATATAATCTGCAAGCAAAATACTCAAACTTAATTCAGAATAGCCGCGGACTTGGATTGCTCTGTGCTTTTGATTTTAGAACAGGAGAACTAAGAGAAAACTTCAAGCAATACTGCCTCGATAATAAACTTATCATACTTGGTTGTGGTGAAAAGTCAATCAGATTCAGACCACCACTAAATGTAACTCAAAATGGTTTAGATGAGGGCTTGAATATTATTGAAAAAGTTCTCAATTTTATGTCATCAATAAACTAAATTAATAACTACTTGCACGATGCGGCTCCGACTAAGGAGCCGTTATCGTTTTAAATATAATTATGTTATACGTCGTCAGCACTCCAATTGGTAACTTAAAAGATATTACTTTCAGGGCGATTGAAGTATTGCGCGATGTTGATTTTATTGTTTGTGAAGATACACGAGTAACTTCAATCCTATTGAAACACTACGAAATCTCGAAAGAGTTAGTTTCTTTAAATGCATTCTCAGAAAGATTTAAAATTGATAAAGTTATTGAACGATTATCTAATGGTGAAAACTGCTCAATCGTTTCTGATGCTGGAACACCGGGGATCTCCGACCCGGGTGCGAGATTAATTTCTGCATGTATAAAAATTGGTATTGGTGTCTCATCAGTACCCGGAGTCAGCGCAGTTATTACTGCGCTCTCAATTAGTGGACTGCCGACAGATTCATTTGTTTATTATGGATTTTTACCAATAAAAAAGGGGCGACAAAAAAAATTACAAGCAATTAGGGACGAAACTAGAACTGTTATCATCTACGAATCTGTTCACAGAATAGAAAAACTCATCAAAGAATTCTCTGAGTTATTTCCAGAAAGAACCATTGTTATATGCAGAGAGCTTACTAAAAAATTTGAGGAAATTTGGCGAGGTAAAGCGAGTGATTTATTT belongs to Ignavibacteriales bacterium and includes:
- a CDS encoding Rrf2 family transcriptional regulator; protein product: MSASTKLSTTVKALCYLAEASPAGKTSQEISVSIGINASKLRKIFSLLVKTKMIESNIGTYGGFVLKKNPADIHLQEIYCAIEDRKAFHLNVNKEHIQKNERSAKLNDFFLKLFADIQVEIEDKMKSLTLKQIIDKTK
- a CDS encoding L-lysine 6-transaminase is translated as MDKSTVIKPENVHETLNKYILTDGFPFVLDLEKSCDVHLVDKLSGNTYLDFFTFFASSPLGLNHPKLNSPIVKKELADAAVNKPSNSDIYTTQMAEFVDTFARVAMPPYMKHLFFISGGALAVENGLKVAFDWKVRKNFLKGYKEEKGQKVIHFKQAFHGRSGYTLSLTNTDPNKVLYFPKFDWPRITNPKITFPLENNIDQIIKDEEAALREIQQAIKNNPDDIAVIIIEPIQCEGGDNYFRKEFFLKLREIADQNDIMLMFDEVQTGFGMTGKFWASDYYVQPDIIAFGKKAQVCGIMVSDRVDEVEDNCFKKSSRINSTWGADLVDMVRSTHILRIIEQENLIENSKVLGEYLLNQLYNLQAKYSNLIQNSRGLGLLCAFDFRTGELRENFKQYCLDNKLIILGCGEKSIRFRPPLNVTQNGLDEGLNIIEKVLNFMSSIN
- the rsmI gene encoding 16S rRNA (cytidine(1402)-2'-O)-methyltransferase gives rise to the protein MIMLYVVSTPIGNLKDITFRAIEVLRDVDFIVCEDTRVTSILLKHYEISKELVSLNAFSERFKIDKVIERLSNGENCSIVSDAGTPGISDPGARLISACIKIGIGVSSVPGVSAVITALSISGLPTDSFVYYGFLPIKKGRQKKLQAIRDETRTVIIYESVHRIEKLIKEFSELFPERTIVICRELTKKFEEIWRGKASDLFNSLSEKTIKGEFVVLIAPQDWIED